Part of the bacterium HR11 genome is shown below.
GATGGCGTCGGGCGCCCGCGCCCAGGCCGTCAAGGCGTCTCAATTCGTCGCCCTCGAGTCCAGCCGGATGGTCGAGGGCGGGACCCTCGAGTTCTACCTCACTCATCGGGCGGATGCCCTGCTCGGGGAAGAAGGCACGAACCTCAACAACCTGTTCGGATTCGATACCCTCGTGTGGGTCGGCTACGGCCTCGTGTGGGGCGTCCAGGACTTCTGGACCCTCGGGGCCTACCGGGCCGTGGCCAATAAAAACTTTGAGGTCTGGACCCGCTTCGGATGGACGCCGACGGAGGGACCCGTCACGACCCACCTGGCCGTCCGGGGGTCGGTCAACTTCAGCACGGACCGGGACTTCAACCGGCGGGTCGACGCCAAGGTCCGGCCCGCCGTGCAGGTCATCGCCGGGGCCGACCTGGGACGCCTGAGCCTGACCGTGGCGCCGTCGTTCGTGGCGAATCCGGCGCCCTTCCAGACGGACGAAGACCACACCCTGGCCGTCGGCGTCGGGGTCGCTCTGCAGGTGACGGAACACCTCAGCTTGGTCGGGGAGATCACCCCCATCGTATCCGGCTTTCGGGTCCGGGACGACCGGGGCCGGTCTCACATGAGCTGGGGCGTCGGGGTCCAGAAGGAGGTCGGCGGCCACGTCTTCACGATCCTGATCACGAATCAGGTGTGGTCCACGCTGGACCGCTACCTGCCGGGGATGACGACGTCGAAGCCCCGCCTGGGGTTCAACCTCATCCGGCGGTTTGCGCTGTAGGCCGGATGACGCTAACTTAGGGAATGAGTCGTCGGGGCGTGGCGCAGCTTGGTAGCGCATCTGCTTTGGGAGCAGAGGGTCGGAGGTTCGAATCCTCTCGCCCCGACCAGGCGCCCGTAGCTCAATCGGATAGAGCCGTGGATTTCTAATCCACCGGTTGGGGGTTCGAGTCCCCCCGGGCGCGCCGCCGAGATCCCCAGAGAATCCGCTTGCCGTGAGTAAAACCCCCAGTGCCTGGCCGCCTGCATCGGCTGGACCGGGATTTGAGGAACTCGGCGCCCTCGGCGTCTGCGCGGTGAATGCCCCCCAACGCGCACGTCGGGTCGCCGGACGGGGCGCTCCCGGGAGGGCCGTCGAGCGGCGTCCGTGGAGCGGACGCCGCCGTGTCCGGGACGGACCCCTCACCGCTTTTCGACCGACTTCACATTGATCACGGGCCGCAGGATACACTTCCGGGCATTGCCCGTCTGCACGACCTGTACCGAGGCGGGACCGTCGAAGTCGGCGACGATCCGGGTCACATGGCCCTGCTGGACTTCGAAGACGACGGGGACCTCGACCTTATCGCTGGGGACCTCCAGGTCGCACCGCTGACCCGAGGTGTCGATGACGTAGCCCGACTGGACCAGGAGGCGAAAGCCTGTGTACTGACCGTCGGTCACATTCCCCATGGCCAGCAGGGACTGCGTCCCCCGGAGTTGCATCAGGTCCACCGTCACCGGTCCCTGATAGAAGGGTCGCCACGGGCCGCTGGTCGGGTGGAGCTCGACCTGACTGATCGTCACGACCACGCTCTGCAGGCTCAGGGGCTGGTCGGTCAGGTAGATCTCCAGGGAGCCCTGCGGGTTCGTCCCGCAGGCGACCGCCCCCAGGCCGAGGGCGAGGGGGACCGTCGAGAGCCACGTTCGATACATCTCCGACCTCCTGCGGTAGGCGTTTCGGTCCGATGGCCCTTGCCAGCCCCCGGCTCCGACGGAGCCCGGACCCGCAGAATGCTCGACCGGGCCTTGCGGCACTCCGTTCGGCCAAATTCTCCGCTGGCCTGAGCCGGCCTCCTACGGCCGACCCATCGAACTGACCCCTGCGGGTCTGTAGTCTAATCTCTACCATGCCGAATATCCACCGGGAAATGGGGTCTTGCTCCGTTCGACACAAAGCATGGGGTCCGGGGTCATACGATGAGCGGGACTTTCCGGCGCATCTGGGGCGGCACGCTGGCGCTGGCTGAGCGACCCTGGCGGGTCGATGGGGTGGGTCTCCTGGTCGCGGTCGGTCTCGTGGGTCTCTGGCTGGGCCTCGTCAGCTTCGCCCGGGAATGGGTGGCGGCCCCCGGGTCGGCGCTGGCGATCGACCTCTCGGCCCGGGCGCTCCCGATGTATACCTTCTTCTCGCTGGTCCGGGGTCTCCTGGCCTACGGCCTTTCCCTGGGCTTTACGCTGGTCGTGGGTTATTGGGCGGCGAAAGACGCTCGGGCGGAACGCGTCTTGATTCCCCTGCTGGACGTCTTGCAGAGCATTCCCGTCCTGGGTTTCATGCCGGGCCTGGTCTTGGGTCTGGCGGCCCTGTTTCCCTCGAGTCGTGTAGGTCTGGAGCTGGCGGCCATTCTCATGATCTTCACGGGCCAGGTCTGGAACATGACCTTCAGCTTTTATCATTCCCTGCGGTCGGTCCCCCGGGACCTGGTCGAGGTGGCCGAGCTGTACCGCTTGAGCGGGTGGCAACGGCTTCGGTGGCTGGAGCTTCCCTTTGCCGCGATGGGCCTCGTGTGGAACAGCATGATGAGCATGGCCGGCGGCTGGTTTTTCCTGATGGTCAGCGAAGCCTTTGTCCTCGGGGGTCGGGACTTCCGACTGCCCGGCCTGGGATCTTACATGAGCGTGGCCGTCGCCCGTGGGGACGTGCGGGCCATGACGCTGGCGGTCCTGGCGATGGTCCTGATGATCGTCGCCCTGGACCAGCTCCTGTGGCGGCCGGTCGTCGTCTGGGCCCAGAAGTTCCGGGTCGAAGAGACCGGTTCGGCCGTGGCGGCCCGGTCGTGGTTTCTGGAGTGGCTTCGGCGGGGCGCCCTCATACGGCGGCTCCGGCGATGGGTTCGGCGGGGCATCCGTCAGGCATTTCATCCCGGCCCGCCCGGGCGGTCGGCGAGAACCCGGACGTCCTCGGGTCGATGGGTCCGGGGCCTGGCCACCGTCGCCTTGTGGGGCCTCGTGGTCGGTCTCGGCTACGGGGGATGGGCCCTGGGCCGTCTCTTGCGGTCCGCCTCGCCGGCGGCCTGGAAGGCGACCCTGGCGGCGGCCGGATGGACTCTGGGCCGCGTGCTCCTGGCGACGGCTATCGGCACGGCGTGGACCGTCCCGGCGGGCCTGTGGATCGGCCTGTCGCCGCGGCGGTCCCGAATCCTACAGCCTGTCGTGCAGGTCATTGCGTCCTTCCCGGCGCCGATGCTCTTCCCGGCCGTCGTCTGGGGACTGACGGCGCTCCGTGTGCCCCTGGGCTGGGGGAGCGTCGTGCTTCAGCTTTTAGGGACGCAGTGGTACATTCTCTTCAACGTCATCGCCGGGGCCATGTCGGTCCCGGCGGACCTCCGGGAGGCGGCCGACGTGTACCGAGTCCGCGGCTGGCGGCGGTTCGGGGCCCTCTACGGACCCGGCGTCTTTCCGTATCTGGTCACCGGGTGGGTCACGGCGGCCGGCGGGGCCTGGAATGCAAGCATCGTCGCCGAGTACGTGGTCTTTCGGGGCCAGACGCTGACGACCCGGGGGCTGGGCGCTTTGATCAGCCAAGCGGCCGAGCGGGGGGACTTCCCGAGCCTGACGGCCGGCATCGTCGTGATGGCCGCCGTCGTCGTAGCGTTCAACCGTCTCGTCTGGCGGCGACTTTACCGGGTGGCCGAGGAGCGTTTCTCCTTGAGCAAGTAGCGCTCTGCTTCCGGCTGGAACTTGGGGTCGGACGTGCAAGGAGAAGGCCCGACCGACCATCCGGGACTGCGTGGGAGCTCCCGGGCGGAGGGCGATCATGGAACCGACCGTTTCGGTGACGTCCGAAGTCGAGGCACTCTACGAGATGCGGGACGTCTCTCACGAATTCGTCACGCCCGAGGGCGCCCGGCTTCGGGCCCTGGAGGACATCCGGCTGACCGTTCGGCCCCGGGAGGTCGTCGCCCTGCTGGGCCCGTCCGGGTGCGGTAAGTCGACGCTCTTGCGCATCCTCGCCGGCCTGATTCGCCCGACGCAGGGTGAAGTCCTGTACCATGGTCGGCCCCTGCAGGGCGTCAACCCCGGCGTGGGATTTGTCTTTCAGACCTTTGCCTTACTGCCGTGGATGACGGTTCAGGAGAACGTCCAGCTCCCCCTGAAA
Proteins encoded:
- the ribX gene encoding Riboflavin transport system permease protein RibX — encoded protein: MSGTFRRIWGGTLALAERPWRVDGVGLLVAVGLVGLWLGLVSFAREWVAAPGSALAIDLSARALPMYTFFSLVRGLLAYGLSLGFTLVVGYWAAKDARAERVLIPLLDVLQSIPVLGFMPGLVLGLAALFPSSRVGLELAAILMIFTGQVWNMTFSFYHSLRSVPRDLVEVAELYRLSGWQRLRWLELPFAAMGLVWNSMMSMAGGWFFLMVSEAFVLGGRDFRLPGLGSYMSVAVARGDVRAMTLAVLAMVLMIVALDQLLWRPVVVWAQKFRVEETGSAVAARSWFLEWLRRGALIRRLRRWVRRGIRQAFHPGPPGRSARTRTSSGRWVRGLATVALWGLVVGLGYGGWALGRLLRSASPAAWKATLAAAGWTLGRVLLATAIGTAWTVPAGLWIGLSPRRSRILQPVVQVIASFPAPMLFPAVVWGLTALRVPLGWGSVVLQLLGTQWYILFNVIAGAMSVPADLREAADVYRVRGWRRFGALYGPGVFPYLVTGWVTAAGGAWNASIVAEYVVFRGQTLTTRGLGALISQAAERGDFPSLTAGIVVMAAVVVAFNRLVWRRLYRVAEERFSLSK